In the Glycine max cultivar Williams 82 chromosome 6, Glycine_max_v4.0, whole genome shotgun sequence genome, GTGCTATCgaataaaacaaaacagaacAGATATATCAGATATACATTACACCAAAATCATCCTTCTGTAGCAAAATCCAGCGttgatttaaatatgttgtaaaCGAATTTCAGAGCATCAACTCATAGAGAAGACACTTCACAGTGGCATCCAGATCGTATTTGAGCAACACTCTCATGATGGATTCTATAAAGTCATACCCTTCAACCGTGATTCAATTGATCTTCCTGTAATTTAACTTTAATCAAGAATTAGAAATAGATGCTAACTCCATCTCCTCATATTATACTCTTTCGAAATCAAGGAGGTTATTTTTTAGCGTGAAAAAGGTATTTCTCGACCGAAAGCCAAAAAGACTAATCTTCAAAATATTGAGATCCTTTATCCTCAAGATATTGAAATCTATTTAAAGAATTGACATCTTTTTCTGTACACACAAGCCAAGATCGATCGAACTTAAGGAGGTTTGAGTTGACAATTTTTAATACCAACTGATATTTAACCATCATAAAATTGGGCATTTGaaagtggaaaaaaaagaagctaaagaAGACATATGAAATTTGGCAATGCTAAACACTatcatttatcaaaattaacaaactgATTGTCACATGAGCAAAACAAACTTCAAATACTATACAATGTGACCCCAGAAATCTCAACCCTCATCTTCCTTTGGGACTAAGCTTGATAATTtctagaaattaaaagagaaagaatattTTCTTATTAGACTTATGATATCTAGTTGGGGCCCCAGCAGCTTAAGTACATGACAGTTCTGAAAGACTCCTCTGATTGCTTTGCCTTCTCATGTTTTAGTGTTGTGGAGATCATAGCAGAAGAAGAAAGCTTGTTAGCCTGAGAGAATGAGCCAACATGGTTTTTGAGATGGTGTTGAGCTGATCTTAATGCATGATTCCACCTGCATATGCCTTGGTCTTTCAAGGCCTCCACAACTCCAACACTAGTTGCCACATTCCACCTGCATATGCCTTGGTCTTTCAAGGCCTCCACAACTCCAACACTAGTTGCCACACTCCATGCTCTAATTCCTGAACTCATCTTGTTGTTGTGATGAGGTGGTCCTTATATACGGGGAAGCACATGACATGAGAATAGAAATGAAAAGAAGGTGAGGTGGTCCTTATATACGGGGAAGCACATGACATGAGAATAGCAATGATGGAAATGGCCATTGGTATTGTATTGGGAAAACCAGTGTGGTTTTGGGGAACACAATGGGCTGTGATTCAGAATAAGTTACATGCATAGCAACATCTGTATTTGATTATTGCTATCTAACTTTACGTGGCACCGTTGCTTGCCAAACCAAACATAAAGTTCCAGCAAATTcgcttttatttttacattttggaGGCTTAAATTATACTTTCGCCTCCTTATTTTTAATTCTGTCTGCtgtttttattctcttattCTGTCATTATTCTAAAATATGCAGTTTTAATTCCTATTGTTTAGGCTTAACCACGCATTTTATTAAGTTTAACTatcattattttacaaaatttatcgtccaaattttttaactcattttattattatatatttaatttttacacatatttatcatttaagttttatttttcatatattttatcactatattttaatttttatgtattttattatcatattattaacaagataatattattttgaaaactttAATAATAAGATGACATCATTTATATAGAGACATCAACActttattatacatttaagaGATCAATAagatatgtaaaaattaaaaagaaaaaaatgatagataaGGGCAAAAAActtcaataatataatttataaaataatatttgaatagtaaaatttgtaattaaatctaTTGTATTTTATgctttgattaaattaaaaataaaataaagaaaaaagactaaaatatctttttactccttatgtttttaataattctcgtttttcttttttatattttaaaaatttgtttttattaatagcTATAAGTCtgttctaaaatatattttttgttccgTTAAAATACCAAAGTTTGGATTTAACATTGTaagaatttttgtttgtttttcatctCTAGAGAATTATAATATGCTAATTTTTTATGAGAGCTAGAGCTAGGTTTGTTTGAAACTACCGGTTAATTGTACAAATATGTTGGTTCATTAACCAATTAAACTCTGTCATGTGTTAAAACATATACCCCTCTTTCATCCTCGACACCAACCTTGTCCTCTTTCCATTGCTGGCTTCCTCAACCACTCCTCCATCTCCATCGATGCCTATATCATCCATAGAGGACACGATGGTGACGACGATGCTGGTTATAATGCTTTGTTGGCATGGTCTAGATTTTGATCGAGACCAATGTTGTTGCAATTGTGACACCGATGCGGTGGAACGTCAGCGTTCGTAAAAAAATATCCATATTTACATGATAGTTTCTAATCcctagaaattatattttaaaatttaaataaaaaaatatcattagatTTGGATTCGTCCATACCTAATAtcgaataaaaaaatcacatatttaattttacaagaacaaaatacggacaaaaaaaaaattcaaggattaaaaatgaactttgggtattttacaaggataaaaaatatattttaatctttatagaaCTATCCtcttaattaatgttaattgattgcatgatcaaaattaattattttctataaataattattttaattactcttttagtccttgaaattttaaaatacttttttagtccctaacttttgataaattattttttagtccttgatataataaattgatactttatggtgatttttagtattttatgatgatttttagcattttgtgacaatttcaaaatacaaattcagaatgaataaatattatgatttaatttaaaaaaaatcaattcattttcttgcaaaaatggtttcaacaacttttaaaataagtataaaaattggtCTTTATTGGtatcaaaactaattttaaacaagacttaattattatttaagtcTCTGAATTTGGAGTATATgcattttttagtttctaaatttaaaattgtttttttcctgaattttgaaaaattgtagTATTcgaaataataaattgatattNNNNNNNNNNNNNNNNNNNNNNNNNNNNNNNNNNNNNNNNNNNNNNNNNNNNNNNNNNNNNNNNNNNNNNNNNNNNNNNNNNNNNNNNNNNNNNNNNNNNNNNNNNNNNNNNNNNNNNNNNNNNNNNNNNNNNNNNNNNNNNNNNNNNNNNNNNNNNNNNNatttttaaattttaaggattaaacAAATCATATTCTCATTCAAggactaaaacaataattaaactaaGAACTATTAATTAGTGATAACTATTTTGGATTTACtctctaattatttaattttttgggtcTCTATTACATTGATGTGAAATATTTATCTGTTTTTCTGATAACTAATTTTCGTTGAAAAAATAAGACGAATCACCTTTAATATGATCTTTTttctcaatcatatttttttcatgtacAATCTTCGAACCCAAATTTTACTTAACCAAACCCAATACAATAATACCTAACAATGACATATTGTtaacaaaataacattattttgaaaactttGATGATAAGATGATATCATTTACATAGAGACATCAATACTTTATTACACATTTAAGAtatcaataaaatatgtaaaaattaaaagaaaaaaaattatggataagggcataaaaaaaatttcaatgataaaattcataaaataatatttagataGGAAAATTTGTAGTtaaatctattatattttatgctttgattaaaataaaatataatagagaaaaaaaatccccTTATGCCTTAATAATTCTCGCTttgattctttatattttaaattttttgttttattaatagCTATAAGTCTGTAAaagattacaaaatattttttttccgttAAAATACCAAAGTTTGGATTTAgtcctaaaaaataattcatctaTTTTTCATccatacaaaattataatattattttttaatcagagCTAGAGTTAGGTTTATTCGAAACTACCtattaattgtaaaaatatgTTGGTCCATTAGCCAAATAAACTCCGCCACGTGTTAAAACATATCCACGACGCCAACCCAATCCTCATCATCCTCTCTCCCTCGCCAGCTTCCTCAACCACCCCTCCATCTCCATCCACGCCTACATTATCCGTAGAAGACACAATGGTGATGACGATGCTGGTTGTAGCGCTTCACTGGTGTGGTCTAGATTTTGATCGAGGCCGATGTTGCTGTAATTGCGACACGAATGCGGTGAAACGTCAACAGTGGCAAAAAATCAAGATTAAATCTACATAGGAAGAACCTCGGGATCCACATGATAGTTTTTAATCcccataaattatatttttaaatttaaataaaaaatatcattaagttTGAATTTGTTCATATCTAACTTTCAATCAAAaagtcacatatttaattttacaagaaCGAAATAcacagacaaaaaaaataaaaatttcaaggaCAAAAATGAACTTTGGGTATTTCACAAggataaaaagtatattttaatctttatagaatcttaattaatgttaattgattgaaatatcaaaattaattattttctgtaaacaattattttaattactcttttagttcctgaaatttaaaaatacttttttagtccctaacttttgataaattgttttttagcccctcatataataaattgatactttatgataatttttagtattttgtgatgatttttaGCACTTTGTGATAATTTCAAAATGCatatttagaatgaatcaatattatgatttaattttaaaaaatcaattcattttcttgcaaaattggTTCCAACAACTTCTAAAATAAGTATAGAAATTGGTCTTTATtggtatcaaaattaattttaaacaatatttaattactatttaaGTCTTTGAATTTGGAgtatatgcatttttttagttcctaaatttaaaattgttttttttcctgaattttGACAAATTGTAGTATTTgacataataaattgatattttgtaGCATTGTTTAGTTGCCATAAAtttgtttatagtttttattcgtttgaatttgcatctTAAAATTGTTACAAAGTACCAAAAACTGTCATAAAATGTCAATTTATTatgttagaaactaaaaaacaaaatgctaaagttagagagaaaaaactatttttaaattttaaggactaaacAAATCATACTCTCAAATTCAAGGACTAAAACAGTAATTAAGCTAAGAACTATTAATTAGTAATAACTATTTTAGATTTACtctctaattatttaattttttgggtcACTATTACATTGATGCAAAATATTTATCTGCTTTGCTGATAACTAATTTTCGTTGAAAAAATCAGATTTATCACCTTTAATAAGATCTTTTttctcaatcatatttttttcatttacaaacCTGGAACCCAAATTTTACTTAACCAAATGGAATACAATAATACCGAACAATGACATATTGGTTCTTAATCAGGTATTATGAGATTTTTACATTTGTCAAGTGGATGCCATTGAAACTAGTTATCACCAtttagttagttttaaaaatgtcTAAATCCCAACAGTTTTCCACCTTCATTTGTTGGAACCCTCCTCGTTACAGTCAGTATAAACTGTACTGTGATGGTTCGGTCAAACTTAATTCAAGCCAAGCAGTTGCTGATGATGGTGTCTTTCGAGACCACAAGGGttctgtttaaatttattttttgtgcaaATATTGGATATTGTAGACTCATTTTGAGCTATGTAGCATTCACTATGGAATGAGATTCTCAATGGTGATTGATCTCTCCTTTGTCACGATCACGGTTGTTCCGAATCTCATGATTCCAGCttgttggtttttatttttgtgctggatgagatatCTCTCATGTCTTCCAatccattttgttaaaaattaattccacTTTTGGTGACAAATTTTTTTTGCACACATAATAAGAATTTAACATAAATTCttccattaaataaataatttccactcatataaacacaataaaatcttatacgagttttttagattttagtaTGTTGGTTGATACTTTATGGGAGACTAATCAAGATGGGAATTTGCTGGCTAATTATGCTTATTCCATGGAGGGCCACCTAAAGATTTTTGAGttgttccttcttttttatattttgctaTTTTAGCATATGCTTCTTCCACGTTTTCTCCTAGGGGcttttattgttgtttctttGGGGTTTTAGCCGCTCtcatttacaataaaataaaataaagagaataaTGAAATATGACGACTTAGTAATCCTTACCCTTTCAAAACCTAAAATCAACGTTCACTGTTTATATGCTTAAATaatactctatttttttcaGAGAAAACTAACCCCCCCCCTTAATAGAAAAACAACCCCActccacaaatattttttttaaaaaaatacatgactTTGAATTCCTCATTGGCTGAGAAATACATAGGAGAGGGAATCAATTCATcgacttaaaaaattaattttcttaataattttttattcattcatccatttaattttaattaattaattaatattaaaagataaaaaattatattatattaatattgcacatttaataaaaataaattgccatAGGTGGCAAAAAAACACCAACTCAGTTTTATAGCTGGCAAAGAAGAACNNNNNNNNNNNNNNNNNNNNNNNNNNNNNNNNNNNNNNNNNNNNNNNNNNNNNNNNNNNNNNNNNNNNNNNNNNNNNNNNNNNNNNNNNNNNNNNNNNNNNNNNNNNNNNNNNNNNNNNNNNNNNNNNNNNNNNNNNNNNNNNNNNNNNNNNNNNNNNNNNNNNNNNNNNNNNNNNNNNNNNNNNNNNNNNNNNNNNNNNNNNNNNNNNNNNNNNNNNNNNNNNNNNNNNNNNNNNNNNNNNNNNNNNNNNNNNNNNNNNNNNNNNNNNNNNNNNNNNAAAGATAACTCAGATTGAAGTGTCTGGGCAGTGAAAATCATCTATATAAGACATAGCTTTCATCTCATTTACAtgcaattttttcttcattaggTAGTATGCAGTTTATTCTATCATATCCTTgttcaaataattttcttttcaattacaATACCCCAATCCCAGAAACTTATGTTCATGACCATCCTCAAGGTCCCAATAACATTTACTTGAAGACAATTTTGAGTTGACCTTACAGCCTAGTTCCACCTATACAAACACCCTTGATCCTTCATTCTTTTTTGAGTTGACCTTACCTAGCTCCAATACTGGCAACAATAATACTCTTGGGCATCTGAACTATCTCCAttctttttttcctcctttCTTTGCAGTGGATTTGCGaggttttaaagaaattaaatgcgTTTTTATGTGCTAAAGAGCTAGGTAATTATAGAATTCATCTCACACATACTTCTTTTTACTACCTTTTATCTTTTAGATTTTATTCTTGAATTATCGTTGTTTAACGGAGTAATTTAATTAGTTGAGGGGTTGTGGAATTTGTGTAGAAGATTTTCCTATAAGAATTTTTAATTCGCTAAAGAAATCCTCTTGTTGAATTAGATTATTATGAGATTAACTACTTCACAAAATTCCACAACTCCTCAACAAATTAAAGTACTTTGTTGAACAAAGTTAATTTAAGAGTAAAATCTAGAAGATAGAGGTTGTAAAGAGAAGTGGTGTGAGATGATATCCATAATTAGCTAGTTGTTTAGCGCATGAAAaaagtgtttaatttttttaaaatctcacAAACCCTGcaaggaataaaaaagaaaagaaagatcgGAGATAGATCATATGCCCTAATAGTATATGAAGAAATCTTTCCCGtagaacaaatataaattatatacatgTATACATACAACATTGTCAAAACTCCTGAGGTAAGCATTTTTATTGgtgaaaacatttttattttgtatgaaTTGTTGCAGTTTCGTTATTAGatatattaaat is a window encoding:
- the LOC100778355 gene encoding uncharacterized protein, whose product is MSSGIRAWSVATSVGVVEALKDQGICRWNHALRSAQHHLKNHVGSFSQANKLSSSAMISTTLKHEKAKQSEESFRTVMYLSCWGPN